Part of the Perognathus longimembris pacificus isolate PPM17 chromosome 1, ASM2315922v1, whole genome shotgun sequence genome, ttataaaattatcttttagtagttgttcagaggagttttaGTTGATTCAGTTTATGAGGACTatgcatcttcatcaatatcATCACTGCTTTCATAACTGACCAGTTCATATGAGGAAACTGAGCAGCCAGAAACCACAGAGGAAGAGAAATCAGAGACTATGGAAATTAGTTTTATGTACAATGAATGAGGAGAGTTTGGGGGCCTTGAGAAGAGGAAGTGGTTGTCACAACACCATAGTAAAGTACTCAATCTAGGActataaagaagaaatagaaaatgatgCCAGGCAGCAGAAACAGCAAGAAAATTCCCAGCATCCATTTTACTTCAGTATAGGACACTAGCATGGCTGCCATTTATTTCTTCAAGATGCCATTTCCTGACTGAATGTAAAGCCAGACTCAcctgaaagggagagagagagacagatagacagagagacacagagacacagagaaagagactaTGATTCCTTCTTCTCAAAAACTTTTCCAAGAATTATTATTATGATTTTCTTTAATTGTCATATTTTCAAGGAGCCACTGATAATCACGGTACCTAtcattatgaacatataagaaaaTGGGTATCTTATTCAGGTGTAACCATAATCATTTAGTGTCATGATCCCAAAAATAATTCCTCTGAATCATGAAGAGCAGACCCTGTGGGGCGGTGGGATTTCTGCATGGTCAGAGCACTGCACAGAGCACAGAGATCTCCCCATCAGAAGTTTCTGCAAAATCTAGGCATGTTGTTGAACTTCTTTTTCCTTGCAGTCTTGTGCTCTTTCGGGATGCTCGGAAACCTCCACAAAACAGAAAGCGACTCAGTGTGAGTggacaggaaggagaagggagagaaaagcaaGGGCCCTGTGGGAACTCCACCCAAGACAGGAAGGTGCTGTGGGGGTGCATGTGGGGTGCTGAGGGCAGGGGATCAGACAGCAGGAATTTCTTTGGGTCCCCCAGCACCCCAAACCCCAGTTTGTTGGCCCAGTCTCCTGCCATTGTACTTCCCCCAGTCATGATGGATTGTGACAATTTTGGTGACAGAATTAAAGTGAATAAAATGTGCAATGACTATAATAGAGTAATGCTTTATTGAATTGAATAAAGAGCAAAGATACACAAGTCATTATTTGTCAAATAAATACAGTggaaagaaatattctttttagCGGTGAATATTTCTATAATAAATGTACTTTATATTATTGGAGAAATGCTGAACATCACTCAACAAAATGTTACTAAGCCAAAATAAGAGTCTTGTTGAAATGACCAGTGATACTGTGCACGATTGATCTGGCAGAATAGTCAGGAAGAATCACAGAACATGAAGCCCTTTTTGTGCATCTTTCTTGTGATGTTCCCCATCAAGagtaggctcttgtgatctcttGTCTGACAATTTCCCAGGCGCAGTCGCTGTATTGTTTCTCTTCCAAGTAGAGGGCGATCCTTCTGAAGTACctcctcaaggccagtgctgggCCCTCAGTGTCTAGGAGCGAAGCTTGGATGGAACAGGTGCTGAGGTTCTGCAGTTGCTGCTGGAGTTCAGAGCGCAGGTCCTGGAGGAGGGCGGGGCTCCAGGCCACAGAGGCGCGCTCTGTGTGGAAGAGCCTGAACATCTGCTGCAGCAGCATCTGCAGGACAGACGCAGCCCGGGCCCTCTGCAACTGGCTGACATCCACCATCTCCCGGGGGAACTGGAAGTCCCTTCTGTCCCTCAGACACAACACAGGGGAGACTCTCCTCATTTGCTCCAGCACTTCAAAGGTCTTCCTGCTGAGCAGCAGGGAGTTCTGAGGTGACAGCTCAGAGATCCAACAGGCCCCCAGCTGCACAGCACCATGGCGGTCAGTAGAGGACGCAGGAGGGCCATGGGGAGCTGAGGAGGCTGCTGGCCAGGCTGACCTGGGGTCTCAATCAACCTTGAACCCCAGCTTCTGTGGAGACCTTCTGTCTCTGGTCAACTTTTATAGAGAGAAcccaattttcattttctctatatttctttgtctcttcattttcacttctctctctctctctctctctctctctctctctctctctctctcttcattgtCGTGTGCCATGTagcctaaacaaacaaacaacagaaaaaaaaaacatagacatGGATTTTCTAAGAAAGTTGTAGCTGTGTAAATCAAATGCTGCCCCTAACCCATTGAGAAGCCCCTGGGGGGCCTAAAATGCATACTTGTATGTATGCAAGGACTCATCCACACAGCCATGCATATACATACTTTTTTTCTCAATGTGTAATGCTCTTTGTTTCAGGAATCAATATTTATCCTTGACTCTGACAGCCATTCTTCCTTTGTGTTCAATTGAGGATCCATTGGTGCTAAGTTTTCAGTGATTGCTTCAGGATTCACAACACCATTCAAGTAAAGAAACTCTTTAGAATTAAGAACAGACTATAGTTTGCTAATTTCTTTCCCAACAAGGTTGCTGGTTACTGGCTGAAGAAATTTGCTGGTGTTTGCTGCAACCTGTCCCCTATCTCAGATGTTGGTTCTTTTCAGCCATGTCTAGGTTTGGAAGTTCTAACTCCAAGATAATGTCATTTCCTCAGCCCCATTCATTCACCAGGAGATAGTCACATGGAGAAGGCCTCTCTGCTCTAGAGGCCACTGGGCATGGTCTATGGCCTCACCCCCTGAGGGTAGTCTCCCCACTGCCATGTCTGTAGGACTTTGTTTGCTAAGGGTGACATTCTCTTGGTAGTCCAAATAATAGGTCCTGAAAGATCATCACTGTTGCCCCATGAGAGCATGTGAAGGGTCTTTGTTTTCAGTGGTTGCCACAGTCCCATGTATCGAAGTTGAATCCTCAATGCTAATAGtatagctttgttttgtttgtgcgagtaagggttttttttttccaaaatatcaTTATTTTGTATAGACAaaaatttttgcttttcttaatattttcttgGGTCAATATTTTGGTTCAATACTGACATTTGACATTTCTGAGATGAGTATACATGACTCACTGATACCACTATTCTTCAATGGCAGTTACTTACATAGAAACCAGTGGCCTATAAGTAAGTGTTTGTTCAATTGGCCTCATTCTACTAGTATTTTTCTTTCAACTCTGCATAATTCTTAAAATACCACAAAGAAGTGTATGTTAATTTTTCAGGGAGAAATAACATTCCAATTTTTCCATTTAATTGTTGCACCATTTTTAGTGTGATGATAATTTAATGGTTAGACTTCATCTACTTGTCTTTTGATTATATTGTAACTCATGATAAAAATAATGTCAGTATGTGGAAGGTAATGAAAGGCAAAGGGTGGCATCATTTTTTCTATAATTTCCActaatgtttactttttatttctattttccgcTTTCATAGAAACAAGCCTTCATCGTAGTTTGTTGCTCAAAAGAAAGATTTGTCATTTCAATTGTCATGAAAGTGAAGAAAGGAAGTGATCTGTGGTGTCAAAGTGGCAAAATGTAAGCTAACAAAATTGAATGTGGCAAACTTAAGGACTGTGGGTTACAGCTGTGATGAGACTGCAAGACCATGAAGAATTGCACAAACTTGGGGAAATAGCTGCTCCTGACACTTGTTACAAGAAAATCCAGTCTTGATTCGACCATGTTGAGATGTGAGACCAACACCTTAAGGAAAGGCAAACTAATGGTTTAATGTGTGTAACACCAGAAATGAGCAGAAGTACAAAGGATTCCAGAGCCATGTAGAATTCCTAGTATGAGATCAGAAGAGCAGGAAGGTCAGATGACAAACCTGTGTTCTACTGCAAATTCCACAGCTTGCCTGTGGATTGCTTTGTAGGGCAACAGGAGATGTGGTATAAGCAGGTAGAATGGACTTGTTTTATGGTAaactaaatcagaaaaaaatcttttaattatCACAAAGGACTATAAGTAAAAGAATGATATTTACTTCATTTGATAATTAGTGTATGGGATGAGGGGAAAGTGGGGGGAGGCATGGTAGTATATATTCCTagcaagctccaggacttgagttcaaactctcaaTACTATCCTCCCCCTCAAAAAACGTGTAAAATTTGAGTGATGTCTTCAATGAAATATGTTCACACAACATCATTAACTTATCAATTGCAGAATTTGGGGAATCTATTTATTTTACTCTTGTTTTCCTTTAAGCTTTATACAAAAAGCACTGGGCAATTTTCCTTCTGGGTCTACCCCAGCCACATGAATGCTAACTTGTCTTCTTTCTGGTCCCCACAAGTTAGTGAGTAAAATAAATAGTAGAGTTGTTTGTGCCAAGAAGACTTGTATGACCAAGGTACACAACACAACGTGTGTTTATGGAAGAAGTAAAGTGTTTGCCAAGT contains:
- the LOC125355707 gene encoding LOW QUALITY PROTEIN: interferon omega-1-like (The sequence of the model RefSeq protein was modified relative to this genomic sequence to represent the inferred CDS: inserted 1 base in 1 codon), encoding MALLRPLLTAMVLCSWGPVGSLSCXPQNSLLLSRKTFEVLEQMRRVSPVLCLRDRRDFQFPREMVDVSQLQRARAASVLQMLLQQMFRLFHTERASVAWSPALLQDLRSELQQQLQNLSTCSIQASLLDTEGPALALRRYFRRIALYLEEKQYSDCAWEIVRQEITRAYS